The Helicobacter sp. MIT 99-5507 genome includes a region encoding these proteins:
- a CDS encoding nickel-dependent hydrogenase large subunit has protein sequence MTKRIVVDPITRIEGHLRIEVVVDENNVITDAFSSSTLWRGLEKVVQNRDPRDAGFLMQRICGVCTFSHYKAGISAVENALNITPPKNAELIRSLMNISLVLHDHPVHFYTLHGLDWCDIVSALKADPHKASNIAFKYSNFPMNTGADELKAVQAKVTDFVKKGALGPFANAYWGHKTYRFSPEQNLIVLSHYLKLLEVQRVAAQMMAIFGSKQPHPQNLTVGGITSVMDVLDPSRLGEWLSKYQYVKDFVDRAYYPDILMAAEVYKNEPSVIKGSGVPNFLCYEEIPIGNGEYLYSSGIVRDYDITKLYDINEDLITEEATHSWYKDNEPLHPYDGKTEPEYTGFKDGNSIGPDLKDVKTKLLDVDGKYSWIKSPRYDGAPMEVGPLAAIVVGLAAKNPRITTIAEQFLKDSKLPLKAVFSTLGRTAARALECKLSADYGIEVFNSLIENLKTDKATCAKYEIDKNKEYKGRYIGNVPRGTLSHWVRIKNGVIENYQAVVPSTWNAGPRDANGQKGPYEASLIGIKIANLAQPLEIIRTIHSFDPCIACSVHLIDTKGNKMGEYKVNPATLRV, from the coding sequence ATGACAAAAAGAATAGTAGTTGATCCAATAACAAGAATTGAAGGACATTTAAGAATAGAAGTCGTAGTTGATGAAAATAATGTAATAACAGATGCTTTTTCTAGCTCCACATTATGGCGAGGTTTAGAAAAAGTTGTGCAAAATAGGGATCCTAGAGATGCTGGATTTTTAATGCAACGAATCTGCGGAGTATGCACATTTTCACATTATAAAGCAGGGATTAGTGCGGTTGAAAATGCTCTTAATATCACACCACCAAAAAATGCTGAACTTATTAGATCTTTGATGAATATTTCACTTGTATTACACGATCATCCAGTGCATTTTTATACTCTTCATGGGCTTGATTGGTGTGATATTGTTTCGGCTCTAAAAGCAGATCCACACAAAGCATCAAATATTGCATTTAAATATAGTAATTTTCCTATGAATACCGGTGCAGATGAATTAAAAGCTGTGCAAGCAAAAGTAACAGATTTTGTTAAAAAAGGTGCATTAGGACCTTTTGCAAATGCTTATTGGGGGCATAAAACTTATAGATTCTCTCCAGAACAAAATTTGATAGTTTTATCGCATTATTTAAAATTACTTGAAGTTCAAAGAGTTGCTGCTCAAATGATGGCTATATTTGGTTCAAAACAACCTCACCCGCAGAATCTAACCGTTGGTGGAATTACATCTGTTATGGATGTCTTAGATCCAAGCAGACTTGGTGAGTGGCTATCTAAATATCAATATGTAAAAGATTTTGTAGATAGGGCATATTATCCAGACATATTAATGGCTGCAGAAGTTTATAAAAATGAGCCAAGTGTGATTAAAGGCTCAGGTGTGCCAAACTTTTTATGCTATGAAGAAATTCCAATTGGCAATGGAGAATACCTATACAGCAGCGGTATTGTAAGGGATTATGATATTACAAAATTATATGATATCAATGAAGATTTGATAACAGAAGAAGCTACTCACTCATGGTATAAAGATAATGAGCCATTACACCCATATGATGGTAAAACAGAGCCAGAATATACTGGATTTAAAGATGGAAATAGCATTGGTCCAGATTTGAAAGATGTTAAAACAAAATTACTTGATGTAGATGGCAAATATAGTTGGATTAAATCACCAAGATATGATGGAGCTCCTATGGAAGTAGGACCACTAGCAGCTATTGTTGTAGGGCTTGCAGCAAAAAATCCACGAATTACTACTATTGCAGAGCAGTTTTTAAAAGATTCTAAACTTCCATTAAAAGCAGTATTTAGCACTTTAGGTAGGACTGCAGCAAGAGCATTAGAGTGTAAATTATCAGCTGATTATGGTATAGAAGTGTTTAATTCATTAATTGAGAATCTAAAAACAGATAAAGCTACATGTGCTAAATATGAAATAGATAAAAATAAAGAATATAAAGGTAGGTATATTGGAAATGTTCCACGAGGGACGTTAAGCCATTGGGTGCGAATTAAAAATGGTGTTATTGAAAATTATCAAGCTGTTGTGCCATCCACTTGGAATGCAGGTCCTAGAGATGCAAATGGGCAAAAAGGTCCTTATGAAGCAAGCCTAATTGGCATCAAAATTGCAAATCTCGCTCAACCTTTAGAAATTATTAGGACTATACATTCATTTGATCCTTGCATTGCTTGTTCTGTTCATTTGATAGATACAAAAGGTAATAAAATGGGTGAATATAAGGTGAATCCTGCAACATTGCGTGTATAA
- a CDS encoding queuosine precursor transporter produces the protein MTYKMTLFFAFLFTMIFILANYCVQFNIGSSNLTYGAIIYPFSFLLLDILSEKYNKKDVFKIVRYGVILSFIPSFIISQPSIAIASFCAFFVSQHLDVYIFFALKKLFPKLWWLRNNASTIIAQLFDTLIFFTIAFWLTHSWEWIIITALLDFCVKIISSFASTPFFYIFAIRTKYKILAK, from the coding sequence ATGACTTATAAAATGACTTTGTTTTTTGCTTTTTTATTTACTATGATTTTTATATTGGCAAATTATTGTGTTCAATTTAATATAGGTTCATCGAATCTAACATATGGTGCTATTATTTATCCATTTAGTTTTTTGTTACTTGATATATTGAGTGAAAAATATAATAAAAAAGATGTCTTTAAGATAGTTAGATATGGTGTGATATTATCATTTATTCCATCATTTATTATTTCACAGCCTTCTATTGCTATTGCTTCTTTTTGTGCATTTTTTGTATCACAGCATTTAGATGTATATATATTTTTTGCATTAAAGAAATTATTTCCAAAATTATGGTGGCTTAGAAATAATGCTTCAACGATAATTGCACAATTATTTGATACATTGATATTTTTTACTATAGCATTTTGGCTCACGCATTCATGGGAGTGGATTATTATCACAGCACTACTTGATTTTTGTGTAAAAATCATCTCTAGTTTTGCTAGCACGCCATTTTTTTATATTTTTGCAATACGAACAAAATACAAGATTCTAGCAAAGTGA
- a CDS encoding ComEC/Rec2 family competence protein, with protein sequence MKTIHSPLEVDFISSKKDIFYIAILIIVIFCLSLYYEFYKYQQLSQTKNINITAKVLLQYKKKDYFVLKLKDSSGATFYTTSRDDLIDLKGKFIRIYGILNKNCNFLNYLKSCYIISFEMSLLHKKDYRDGIIDYINSQHNDFYFDGAFDINLLGSLYNGIFLATPMDKKILDFSASLGIAHIFAISGFHLGILSFVLYLILSPLYRIFQKRYFSYRNEFYDINFIVLFFAFLYLIVLDFNPSFLRSFAMFAFGLFVLYNGISLLSYKLLFTCIVFILALFPKIFFSVGFWLSCAGVFYIYLYLQYFKSINKIYSLFLLNIIVFLNMLIIAHYFFYVFSPWQIISPLLTIAFVVFYPLMLFLHIIDFGFILDSPLLLLINYDFFNVELQTPLWLLCVFLISSFMAIFSKKIYYLVLLISILYFLYGIFLSFRGI encoded by the coding sequence ATGAAGACAATCCATTCGCCACTAGAAGTTGATTTTATTAGTTCAAAAAAAGATATTTTTTATATTGCAATTTTAATTATTGTGATTTTTTGTCTATCTTTGTATTATGAATTTTACAAGTATCAGCAATTATCACAAACAAAAAATATAAATATCACTGCAAAAGTCTTGCTTCAATATAAAAAGAAAGATTATTTTGTATTAAAATTAAAAGATTCTAGTGGAGCTACTTTTTATACTACTTCAAGAGATGATTTGATTGATTTAAAAGGTAAATTTATCAGAATCTATGGAATCTTAAATAAAAACTGCAATTTTCTTAATTATTTAAAGTCATGTTATATTATCAGCTTTGAAATGTCCTTACTTCACAAGAAAGATTATAGAGATGGTATTATAGATTATATAAATTCACAGCATAATGATTTTTATTTTGATGGTGCATTTGATATAAATTTACTTGGCTCACTTTATAATGGTATATTTTTAGCTACTCCTATGGATAAAAAGATTCTTGATTTTAGTGCAAGTCTTGGAATCGCACATATTTTTGCAATAAGCGGATTTCATCTTGGGATTCTATCTTTTGTGCTTTATTTGATTTTATCGCCATTGTATAGAATATTTCAAAAGCGGTATTTTAGCTATAGAAATGAATTTTATGATATCAATTTTATTGTTTTATTTTTTGCTTTTTTGTATCTAATCGTGCTTGATTTTAATCCTAGCTTTTTGCGTTCATTTGCTATGTTTGCATTTGGATTATTTGTGCTTTATAATGGGATTAGTTTGCTTAGTTATAAACTACTATTTACTTGTATTGTTTTTATACTTGCATTATTTCCTAAGATATTTTTTTCTGTAGGATTCTGGCTTTCATGTGCAGGTGTGTTTTATATCTATCTTTATTTGCAATATTTTAAATCTATAAATAAAATATATTCATTATTTCTATTAAATATAATTGTATTTTTAAATATGCTCATAATAGCACATTATTTCTTTTATGTATTTAGCCCATGGCAGATAATCTCTCCATTGCTTACGATTGCATTTGTGGTGTTTTATCCATTGATGTTATTTTTGCATATTATTGATTTTGGATTTATCTTAGATTCTCCTTTGCTTTTACTTATTAATTATGATTTTTTTAATGTAGAATTACAAACGCCATTGTGGTTATTATGTGTATTTTTGATAAGTTCATTTATGGCTATTTTTAGTAAAAAAATATATTATCTTGTTTTACTTATTTCAATCTTGTATTTTTTATATGGTATTTTTTTAAGTTTTAGGGGAATTTGA
- a CDS encoding glycosyltransferase — MKDPLFYIIIPIYNVESYLKDCLDSVLNQSYKNFKAIMINDGSMDYSKEIAKDYTQDDRFILIDQENQGLSIARNTGLDYIKKALESNGGGVYSLFRF; from the coding sequence ATGAAAGACCCTCTATTTTACATCATTATCCCAATCTATAATGTAGAATCCTATCTAAAAGATTGTCTAGATTCTGTGCTAAATCAAAGTTATAAAAATTTTAAAGCCATTATGATAAATGATGGAAGTATGGATTATAGTAAAGAGATTGCAAAAGATTATACACAAGATGATAGATTTATCCTTATTGATCAAGAAAATCAAGGCTTATCAATAGCAAGAAATACGGGATTAGACTATATCAAAAAAGCTTTAGAATCCAACGGGGGGGGGGTATATAGTCTTTTTAGATTCTGA
- the mqnP gene encoding menaquinone biosynthesis prenyltransferase MqnP, whose amino-acid sequence MLKQLKNLSELVVFEHTIFSSAFILIAMVVAARGWFGYDILLLCALALISARNFAMAINRYVDIDIDKQNPRTKSRPSVDGRISPLQILVFAVINAVLFVIVSYFINNLAFILSLPFLFILGIYSYFKRFSTLAHFILGISLSLAPIAGVIAVLGYIPLWSIFLAIGVMLWVAGFDLLYSLQDMNFDKKNGLFSIPAIYGAKNTLIISRICHIFACLFWLLFVIYSNGGILAYIGLMCAILMLCYEHYLVRKDFLNIPKAFFQTNGYLGFIFLLFIVLDNVF is encoded by the coding sequence ATGCTAAAACAACTTAAAAATCTAAGTGAGCTTGTAGTATTTGAGCATACGATATTTTCATCAGCTTTTATTTTGATTGCTATGGTGGTTGCCGCAAGAGGTTGGTTTGGATATGATATTTTATTGCTTTGTGCATTAGCATTAATTAGTGCTAGAAATTTTGCTATGGCAATAAATCGCTATGTAGATATCGATATAGACAAGCAAAATCCACGTACAAAATCTCGCCCAAGTGTAGATGGTAGAATCTCTCCTTTACAGATTCTAGTTTTTGCAGTGATTAATGCAGTTTTATTTGTGATTGTTTCATATTTTATAAATAATTTAGCTTTTATTTTATCATTGCCATTTTTATTTATTCTTGGAATCTATTCATATTTTAAGAGATTTAGCACTCTTGCACATTTTATTCTTGGAATCTCTCTTTCTCTTGCACCTATTGCAGGTGTTATTGCGGTATTAGGATATATTCCTTTATGGAGTATATTTTTAGCAATTGGTGTTATGCTTTGGGTTGCTGGATTTGATTTGCTTTATTCATTGCAAGATATGAATTTTGATAAGAAAAATGGATTATTTTCGATACCTGCTATTTATGGGGCTAAAAATACTTTGATAATTTCTAGAATCTGCCATATTTTTGCTTGTTTATTTTGGCTTTTGTTTGTTATATATAGCAATGGCGGAATCTTAGCTTATATAGGGTTAATGTGTGCTATACTTATGCTTTGTTATGAGCATTATTTAGTAAGGAAAGATTTTTTAAATATACCAAAGGCATTTTTTCAAACAAATGGCTATCTTGGTTTTATATTTTTATTATTTATTGTTTTGGATAATGTATTTTGA
- a CDS encoding hydrogenase small subunit, translating into MFNEDNQSYSNTLKRLDELEKMPVQVNKEGDIREILENNGISRRDFMKWAAAMTATLALPSSFIPLTARAAELAGRIPIVWLHMAECTGCSESLLRSSTPSIDSIIFDYISLEYHETVMAASGWQAEENLHSAIKDYKGKYILMVEGGIPSGESEFYLTIGAEGTTGAKSAREAAEGAMAIFAIGTCSSFGGVQAADPNPTNAMPLSKITNKPVINVPGCPPSEKNIVGSLLHFILFKTLPALDAYNRPTWAYGLRIHDLCERRGHFDAGEFVQHFGDEGAQNGYCLYKVGCKGPYTFNNCSRLGFNDHTSWPVKAGHGCIGCSEPNFWDTMRPFEEPLANRLYSTKFDGLGADKTADTIGVVLLSATAIGIAAHAAISSMIKNKE; encoded by the coding sequence ATGTTTAATGAAGATAACCAATCTTATAGCAATACTTTAAAGAGACTTGATGAATTAGAAAAAATGCCAGTGCAAGTTAATAAAGAAGGTGATATAAGAGAAATATTAGAAAATAATGGAATATCAAGAAGAGATTTTATGAAATGGGCTGCAGCAATGACAGCGACACTTGCTTTGCCATCATCATTTATTCCCCTTACTGCAAGAGCTGCAGAATTAGCAGGTAGAATCCCTATTGTTTGGCTTCATATGGCAGAATGCACAGGTTGCAGTGAGAGCTTGCTTAGAAGTAGCACTCCTAGCATAGATAGTATTATTTTTGATTATATCAGCTTAGAGTATCATGAAACGGTTATGGCAGCTTCTGGTTGGCAAGCAGAAGAGAATCTCCATAGTGCAATAAAAGATTATAAAGGTAAATATATATTAATGGTTGAAGGTGGGATTCCAAGCGGGGAGAGTGAATTTTATCTTACAATAGGTGCTGAAGGCACAACTGGTGCTAAGAGTGCAAGAGAAGCAGCAGAAGGTGCTATGGCTATATTTGCTATAGGGACATGTTCTAGTTTTGGTGGAGTTCAAGCAGCAGATCCAAATCCAACAAATGCAATGCCACTTAGCAAAATAACAAATAAGCCTGTTATAAATGTCCCAGGTTGTCCTCCAAGTGAAAAAAATATAGTTGGTAGTTTGCTTCATTTTATCTTATTTAAAACCTTACCTGCATTAGATGCTTATAATAGACCAACTTGGGCATATGGTCTTAGAATACATGATTTATGCGAGAGAAGGGGGCATTTTGATGCTGGTGAATTTGTTCAGCATTTTGGTGATGAGGGTGCTCAAAATGGATATTGCTTGTATAAAGTAGGTTGTAAAGGACCATATACATTTAATAACTGCTCAAGGCTTGGATTTAATGATCATACAAGTTGGCCTGTAAAAGCTGGACATGGTTGTATTGGTTGTAGTGAGCCAAATTTTTGGGATACAATGAGACCATTTGAAGAACCACTTGCAAATAGATTATATTCTACAAAATTTGATGGCTTAGGTGCTGATAAAACGGCAGATACTATTGGCGTTGTATTATTAAGTGCTACTGCTATTGGAATTGCTGCACACGCTGCTATTTCTAGCATGATTAAGAATAAAGAGTAA
- a CDS encoding DUF502 domain-containing protein produces the protein MDKLLSHIFKGILTLLPIIILIWLIKIVYNSISGIVGYIFSLSSQSLVATIIVCILVLVLFFLLGFIVERNKEAIFLKITELIIGKIPVIASIYSTLKEAINLFSGKNTENYLGVVYITLNNYKVMGFVTKEADDFYWVFVPTTPNPTSGFLLQVKKDSVEKSDLSVADGFKKLVSLGIK, from the coding sequence ATGGATAAACTTTTATCACATATTTTTAAGGGCATATTAACATTACTTCCAATTATTATTTTAATTTGGTTGATTAAAATCGTATATAACTCAATTAGCGGCATTGTTGGCTATATCTTTTCTCTCTCCTCACAAAGTCTAGTTGCTACCATAATAGTGTGTATTTTAGTGCTTGTGCTATTCTTTTTACTTGGGTTTATTGTTGAGAGAAATAAAGAAGCCATATTTCTAAAAATAACAGAGTTGATAATAGGCAAGATTCCAGTGATTGCTTCAATATATTCTACTTTAAAAGAAGCTATAAATCTATTTTCAGGCAAAAATACGGAGAATTATTTGGGTGTTGTTTATATCACTTTAAATAATTATAAAGTTATGGGTTTTGTTACAAAAGAGGCTGATGATTTTTATTGGGTTTTTGTGCCAACTACGCCAAATCCTACATCAGGTTTTTTATTGCAAGTAAAAAAAGATAGTGTAGAAAAAAGTGATTTAAGCGTAGCAGATGGATTTAAAAAATTAGTTTCATTAGGGATAAAATAA